A single region of the Erythrobacter sp. genome encodes:
- a CDS encoding TonB-dependent receptor, which produces MPDLPEVPPEANVIIVTAQRQAQSLQEVPLAVTAFDAETLQAQQIENASDLQLTLPNVSFTKGNFTGSSFTIRGIGDLCVGVSCDSATGIALNSAPLFNTRLFETEYFDLERIEVLRGPQGTLFGRNATSGVVNIVTAKPDLNAFGGSAQFEYGNFDSIRAQAMLNVPIGDTLGARVAGFFLKRDGFTENLFNGDDIDGREQFAIRGSLRWEPGPDTTLDLMAYYFEEDDDRLRIQKQLCQRDPTGVLGCLNNRRDFDQLNANATFTGTLGSEEFLQLNGLPPGFGLNSLYGPDGYANFNEPNDVRQVRTQFTPEYYADELQLQAHLEQSFGDIALSVTGTYQESSVDSAQDYNLGINDPAFYAPALAQLSTFANPAAVGPATAAYFQPIVDAIIPNGPGGELCTSDTRLDNRGAFEGFAVCSPAGQQFDRSAQEDRAWSVEAIVSSDFDGPFNFLLGGIYADLNTRNNSYFVNAFAIDYITGVLGSFNSLSAGLPPSYLATSFFHNNTLDYQLESWGIFGEVYFDITDRLKFTGGLRYNDDSKSITARSTLASFLNPYSNDGDPFTSPFVGLYDADPGIPGNQLSQDRSVSFNEITGRAVLDFQITPDNLVYASYSRGYKSGGINPPLQPIFNVPESFGPETIDAFEIGTKNTFANGALQLNATAFYYKYKDLQLSRIIARTSVNDTIDADIYGLELESIIRPSPNWLINMNFSYLKAEVAGDQFFSNPRDPGGGDENAVIVKDITNGALCAVTGQAPGGPDGFVNFVNSELNAGNVPGLSAPATAPLQGTTEFPADGGIASSGAFSICEVLQGYAASPAAGAFGGVEVLSPGVEVNLRGNTLPQAPTIKASAGVQYTAEFGDGYNLVPRFDVALTGEQFGNVFNGRVNRIAPFVQANAQVQLNSEDGWFVRGFIQNIFDSNSTTGLYVTDASSGLFTNIFTLDPRRYGVAVGASF; this is translated from the coding sequence ATGCCGGACCTGCCGGAAGTCCCGCCCGAGGCCAATGTCATCATCGTCACCGCGCAGCGCCAGGCGCAGAGCCTGCAGGAAGTCCCGCTTGCGGTGACCGCCTTCGATGCCGAAACGCTGCAGGCGCAGCAGATCGAGAACGCGAGCGATCTTCAGCTGACGCTGCCGAACGTCTCCTTCACCAAGGGCAATTTCACAGGCTCCAGCTTCACCATCCGCGGCATCGGCGACCTGTGCGTCGGCGTGAGCTGCGACAGCGCGACCGGCATCGCGCTCAATTCCGCACCGCTGTTCAATACCCGCCTGTTCGAGACCGAATATTTCGACCTTGAACGGATCGAGGTGCTGCGCGGGCCGCAGGGCACGCTGTTCGGTCGCAACGCGACCTCGGGCGTGGTGAACATCGTCACCGCCAAGCCCGATCTCAATGCCTTCGGCGGCAGCGCCCAGTTCGAATACGGCAATTTCGACAGCATCCGCGCGCAGGCCATGCTGAACGTGCCGATCGGCGACACGCTGGGCGCGCGCGTGGCGGGGTTCTTCCTGAAGCGCGACGGCTTCACCGAAAACCTGTTCAACGGGGACGACATCGACGGGCGCGAACAATTCGCGATCCGCGGCTCGCTGCGCTGGGAGCCGGGGCCGGACACCACGCTCGACCTGATGGCCTATTACTTCGAGGAGGACGACGACCGCTTGCGTATCCAGAAGCAGCTGTGCCAGCGCGATCCGACGGGCGTGCTCGGCTGCCTCAACAACCGGCGCGATTTCGACCAGCTCAACGCCAATGCGACCTTCACCGGCACGCTTGGCTCGGAAGAATTTCTCCAGCTCAACGGCCTGCCGCCCGGTTTCGGGCTCAACAGCCTGTATGGCCCGGACGGCTATGCCAATTTCAACGAGCCCAATGACGTTCGCCAGGTGCGCACCCAATTCACGCCCGAATACTACGCCGACGAGTTGCAGCTCCAGGCGCATCTGGAGCAGTCCTTCGGCGACATCGCGCTGAGCGTGACCGGGACCTATCAGGAAAGCTCGGTCGATTCGGCGCAGGACTACAACCTCGGGATCAACGATCCGGCGTTCTATGCGCCCGCGCTCGCCCAGCTTTCCACCTTCGCCAACCCGGCAGCCGTGGGGCCGGCAACTGCGGCCTATTTCCAGCCGATCGTCGATGCGATCATTCCCAATGGACCGGGAGGCGAATTGTGCACCTCCGACACCCGGCTCGACAACCGCGGCGCTTTCGAGGGTTTCGCGGTCTGCTCGCCCGCGGGCCAGCAGTTCGACCGTTCGGCGCAGGAAGACCGAGCCTGGTCGGTCGAGGCTATCGTCTCATCGGATTTCGACGGGCCCTTCAACTTTCTGCTGGGCGGGATCTATGCCGATCTCAACACCCGCAACAACAGCTATTTCGTGAATGCCTTCGCGATCGACTACATCACGGGCGTTTTGGGCTCGTTCAATTCGCTTTCGGCGGGCCTGCCGCCGTCCTACCTGGCAACCTCGTTCTTCCACAACAACACACTGGACTACCAGCTCGAAAGCTGGGGCATTTTCGGCGAAGTCTATTTCGACATCACCGACCGGCTGAAATTCACTGGCGGCCTGCGCTACAACGACGATTCCAAGTCGATCACCGCACGCTCGACGCTGGCGAGCTTCCTCAACCCCTACTCGAACGACGGCGACCCGTTCACTTCGCCTTTCGTCGGGCTGTATGATGCCGACCCGGGTATTCCGGGCAACCAGCTGTCGCAGGACCGTTCGGTCAGCTTCAACGAGATCACGGGCCGCGCCGTGCTCGATTTCCAGATCACGCCCGACAACCTCGTCTATGCGTCCTATTCGCGCGGCTACAAGTCGGGCGGGATCAACCCGCCGCTGCAGCCGATCTTCAACGTGCCCGAAAGCTTCGGGCCGGAGACGATCGACGCCTTCGAGATCGGGACCAAGAACACCTTCGCGAACGGGGCGTTGCAGCTGAATGCCACGGCTTTCTACTACAAGTACAAAGACCTGCAGCTCAGCCGCATCATCGCGCGCACCTCGGTCAACGACACGATCGATGCCGATATCTACGGGCTCGAACTGGAAAGCATCATCCGTCCGTCCCCGAACTGGCTGATCAACATGAACTTCAGCTACCTCAAGGCCGAGGTCGCGGGCGACCAGTTCTTCTCCAATCCGCGCGATCCGGGCGGCGGGGACGAGAACGCGGTCATCGTCAAGGACATCACCAACGGCGCGCTGTGCGCCGTGACCGGGCAGGCCCCCGGCGGGCCGGACGGCTTCGTCAATTTCGTCAATTCCGAGCTCAACGCGGGCAATGTGCCCGGCCTTTCGGCCCCGGCCACCGCGCCGCTGCAGGGGACGACGGAATTTCCGGCCGATGGCGGGATCGCTTCCTCGGGTGCGTTCAGCATTTGCGAGGTGCTGCAGGGCTATGCCGCCTCGCCCGCTGCGGGGGCTTTCGGCGGGGTTGAGGTGCTGAGCCCCGGCGTCGAGGTCAACCTTCGCGGCAACACTCTACCGCAGGCGCCGACGATCAAGGCCTCGGCGGGGGTCCAGTACACCGCCGAATTCGGCGACGGCTACAACCTCGTGCCGCGTTTCGACGTGGCGCTGACGGGCGAGCAGTTCGGCAACGTCTTCAACGGCCGGGTCAACCGCATCGCGCCTTTCGTCCAGGCGAACGCGCAGGTCCAGCTCAATTCCGAGGACGGCTGGTTCGTGCGCGGGTTCATCCAGAACATCTTCGACAGCAACTCGACCACGGGCCTTTACGTGACCGATGCGAGTTCGGGGCTGTTCACCAATATCTTCACGCTCGATCCCCGGCGCTACGGCGTTGCGGTCGGCGCGAGCTTCTAG
- a CDS encoding phosphotransferase, with translation MQNFPDHADAVTAEWVTQRLRENGLLGEDEGAVTSVTWEAIGTGQVGDSVRFHLAYSSEGAGPATLAAKFSAADETSRGTAALMGLYAKEVCFYREAAPLLGVRVPDVLAAHVSEDGARQVILFEDLAPARGGDQIAGCGIEDARAAIRQAAAIHAGSWQRRDLLEARWIAPQPELSARIAAMYPQAQAVFRERYAGTLEPEFMALCEELATTPAFFERDNSNPQCLVHGDFRLDNMLFDIKGGAEPIAVLDWQTVTTGKAMTDVAYFLGCGIGNELRRAHEEELLDLWLAEMAAHGVELSRGEIERDYRIGALHGVSTAVFSAAFVERTERGDANFLSMARGACGLALERGSIAALKETA, from the coding sequence TTGCAGAATTTTCCAGACCATGCGGACGCGGTGACGGCCGAGTGGGTGACGCAGCGCCTGCGAGAAAACGGGCTTCTGGGCGAGGACGAAGGCGCGGTCACTTCGGTTACGTGGGAAGCGATCGGGACCGGGCAGGTCGGCGACTCGGTGCGTTTCCATCTTGCCTATTCCAGCGAAGGCGCAGGCCCCGCGACGCTCGCGGCCAAGTTCAGCGCGGCCGATGAGACCAGCCGCGGCACGGCGGCTCTGATGGGGCTTTATGCCAAGGAGGTGTGCTTCTACCGCGAAGCCGCCCCCCTGCTGGGCGTGCGCGTGCCCGATGTGCTCGCCGCCCATGTCAGCGAGGACGGGGCTCGGCAGGTCATCCTGTTCGAGGATCTCGCCCCCGCGCGCGGCGGAGACCAGATCGCGGGCTGCGGGATAGAAGACGCGCGCGCCGCGATCCGCCAGGCCGCCGCGATCCACGCCGGGAGCTGGCAGCGCCGCGACCTTCTCGAAGCCCGCTGGATCGCACCACAACCGGAACTCTCCGCCCGCATCGCCGCGATGTATCCGCAGGCGCAGGCGGTGTTCCGCGAACGCTACGCGGGCACGCTCGAGCCCGAATTCATGGCGCTGTGCGAGGAGCTTGCCACTACGCCCGCCTTCTTCGAGCGCGACAATTCCAATCCCCAATGCCTGGTCCACGGTGACTTCCGGCTCGACAATATGCTGTTCGACATCAAGGGCGGCGCAGAGCCCATCGCCGTGCTCGATTGGCAGACCGTCACCACCGGCAAGGCGATGACCGATGTCGCCTATTTCCTCGGCTGCGGGATCGGGAATGAATTGCGCCGGGCGCACGAGGAGGAACTGCTGGACCTGTGGCTGGCCGAAATGGCCGCGCACGGCGTGGAGCTTTCTCGCGGCGAGATCGAGCGCGACTATCGCATCGGCGCGCTCCATGGCGTCTCGACCGCGGTGTTCAGCGCGGCCTTCGTCGAGCGCACCGAACGCGGCGACGCCAATTTCCTGTCCATGGCGCGCGGGGCGTGCGGCCTCGCGCTCGAACGCGGCAGTATCGCCGCCCTCAAGGAGACCGCCTGA
- the ppc gene encoding phosphoenolpyruvate carboxylase translates to MATRSPIQQNPDIRFLGKLLGDVIREHGGTRLFERTEDIRRASISRHRGEDVADLGLDRLDLDETLAFVRGFGLFSMLANLAEDRAAPVAEGASDLKAALRELEADGITRDEVARLLEKALVAPVLTAHPTEVRRKSVLDHRAHIARLMRERDTAIAAGAETGRIEAAIARQIALLWHTRTLRRDRLYVTDEVDNAIDVMGAVFLPVLPALFERWEEALGRTVPGFLRLGSWIGGDRDGNPHVTAASLDYALSRGARLVIGACLEAVHELGAELSISSELAPVDPALEALADASGDTSAHRRDEPFRRALTGIYARLAATYRTLAGAEPPRAPVAERPAYGSPEEFLTDLETISAALEKLEGAGLASGDALSRLIRTVRLFGFHMATLDLRQNSAVHERVVAELLAAAGVEADYAALGEEERIAVLRAELAGARPLRIAWHEYSEETTGELAIIDAVARAHRSYGPASVTQYVVSMATSVSDLLEVLLVLREAGLYRAGDTPECPVMPVPLFETIGDLEAAPAIMERALALPEFAALARARGFQEVMLGYSDSNKDGGYLTSSWHLARASEALAEVFAEAGVTMQLFHGRGGSVGRGGGSAFEAIRGQPRGTVNARIRITEQGEVIAAKYGSRDNAARNLEAMASATLLATLEPERIAPADAARFAAAMEEISASAFAAYRALVYETEGFADLFRQMTPIAEIAGLKIGSRPASRKGGGRIEDLRAIPWVFSWSQARVMLPGWYGVGHALSAFEDKGLLRAMAREWPFFRNALANMEMVLAKSDMGVARRYAQLAEDEALAGRIFPRIEEGWHLAHDTLLEATGQSYLLENSPRLDASIRLRLPYIEPLNLLQVELLRRHRSGEDDPRIAEGIQLSINAIATALRNSG, encoded by the coding sequence TTGGCGACGCGCTCCCCGATCCAGCAGAACCCCGACATCCGTTTCCTCGGAAAGCTGCTCGGCGACGTGATCCGCGAACACGGCGGCACGCGCCTGTTCGAGCGCACCGAGGACATCCGCCGCGCCAGCATCTCGCGCCACCGGGGGGAGGACGTGGCCGATCTCGGGCTCGACCGGCTCGACCTCGACGAAACGCTCGCTTTCGTGCGCGGTTTCGGGCTGTTCTCGATGCTCGCCAATCTCGCCGAGGACCGCGCCGCGCCCGTTGCCGAGGGAGCGAGCGACCTGAAAGCGGCCCTGAGAGAACTCGAAGCGGACGGCATCACCCGCGATGAGGTCGCCCGGCTGCTCGAGAAAGCGCTGGTCGCCCCCGTGCTCACCGCTCACCCGACCGAGGTGCGGCGCAAGAGCGTGCTCGACCACCGCGCGCATATCGCCCGGCTGATGCGGGAACGCGACACGGCCATCGCCGCGGGCGCGGAAACGGGACGCATCGAGGCGGCGATCGCGCGCCAGATCGCGTTGCTGTGGCACACCCGCACCCTGCGGCGCGACCGGCTCTATGTCACCGACGAGGTCGACAATGCGATCGACGTTATGGGCGCGGTCTTCCTTCCCGTCCTCCCGGCCCTGTTCGAGCGCTGGGAGGAGGCACTGGGTCGCACCGTCCCCGGTTTCCTGAGGCTCGGCAGCTGGATCGGCGGCGACCGCGACGGCAACCCGCACGTGACCGCCGCCTCGCTCGACTACGCCCTGTCGCGCGGGGCGCGTCTGGTCATCGGAGCCTGTCTCGAGGCGGTCCACGAACTCGGCGCGGAGCTTTCGATCTCCAGCGAACTCGCGCCCGTCGATCCCGCGCTCGAAGCGCTGGCCGACGCTAGCGGCGACACCTCCGCGCATCGCAGGGACGAGCCGTTCCGCCGCGCGCTCACCGGTATCTACGCCCGGCTTGCCGCGACCTATCGCACCCTTGCCGGAGCCGAGCCGCCCCGCGCGCCGGTGGCCGAGCGGCCGGCCTATGGCTCGCCGGAAGAATTCCTCACCGATCTCGAAACCATCTCCGCGGCGCTCGAAAAGCTGGAGGGCGCGGGGCTTGCCAGCGGGGACGCACTCTCTCGCCTCATCCGCACCGTGCGCCTGTTCGGGTTCCACATGGCGACGCTCGACTTGCGCCAGAACAGCGCGGTGCACGAACGGGTCGTCGCCGAACTGCTCGCCGCCGCCGGGGTCGAGGCGGACTACGCCGCGCTAGGCGAGGAGGAGCGCATCGCCGTGCTGCGCGCCGAGCTCGCAGGAGCCCGCCCGCTGCGCATCGCGTGGCACGAATATTCGGAAGAAACCACTGGCGAACTCGCGATCATCGACGCGGTCGCCCGCGCCCACCGCAGCTATGGCCCGGCATCGGTCACGCAATATGTCGTGTCGATGGCGACGAGCGTATCCGACCTGCTCGAAGTCCTGCTGGTCCTGCGCGAGGCGGGCCTCTACCGCGCCGGGGATACGCCCGAATGCCCGGTCATGCCGGTCCCGCTGTTCGAGACGATCGGCGACCTCGAAGCCGCGCCCGCGATCATGGAGCGTGCCCTCGCCCTACCCGAATTCGCCGCGCTCGCCCGCGCGCGAGGCTTTCAGGAAGTGATGCTGGGCTATTCGGATTCGAACAAGGACGGGGGCTATCTCACCTCCTCCTGGCACCTCGCCCGCGCGAGCGAGGCGCTGGCCGAAGTCTTCGCCGAGGCGGGCGTCACCATGCAGCTCTTCCACGGCCGCGGCGGCTCGGTCGGGCGCGGCGGGGGATCCGCCTTCGAGGCGATCCGCGGCCAGCCGCGCGGCACGGTCAACGCGCGCATCCGCATCACCGAACAAGGAGAGGTGATCGCGGCGAAATACGGCAGCCGCGACAATGCCGCGCGCAATCTAGAGGCGATGGCGAGCGCGACCCTGCTCGCAACGCTCGAACCCGAACGCATCGCACCCGCCGACGCGGCGCGTTTCGCCGCCGCGATGGAGGAGATCTCCGCCTCCGCTTTCGCCGCCTATCGCGCGCTGGTCTACGAAACCGAGGGGTTTGCCGACCTGTTCCGCCAGATGACCCCGATTGCCGAAATCGCCGGGCTCAAGATCGGCAGTCGGCCGGCGAGCCGAAAGGGCGGCGGGCGGATCGAGGACCTGCGCGCGATTCCGTGGGTGTTTTCGTGGAGCCAGGCGCGGGTCATGCTGCCCGGCTGGTACGGGGTCGGCCATGCGCTTTCCGCCTTCGAGGACAAGGGCCTGCTGCGCGCAATGGCGCGCGAATGGCCGTTCTTCCGCAACGCACTCGCCAATATGGAAATGGTGCTGGCGAAATCCGACATGGGCGTCGCGCGGCGCTATGCCCAGCTGGCCGAAGACGAAGCGCTTGCAGGCCGGATCTTCCCGCGGATCGAGGAAGGCTGGCATCTCGCCCACGACACGCTTCTTGAAGCGACGGGACAGTCCTACCTGCTCGAGAACTCGCCCCGCCTAGACGCGTCGATCCGTCTGCGCCTGCCCTATATCGAACCGCTGAACCTGCTCCAGGTCGAACTCCTGCGCCGCCACCGCAGCGGAGAGGACGATCCGCGCATCGCGGAAGGCATCCAGCTTTCGATCAACGCGATCGCGACAGCGCTCCGCAACAGCGGCTAG
- a CDS encoding FAD-binding oxidoreductase, whose amino-acid sequence MATAISDGKDALAGLAAIVGPDNVLTDADTLEFYATDVFRRCELPLAVVRPASAREIADIVRHARAHSMPLVMRGGGASYTDAYAHERPGGVTLDFARMKAISIDEDNALVTVEPGVTWAELREALAARGLKTRFWGSYSGLQATVAGGVSMNAISHGQGTAADSSVSIEVVTGTGETIVTGSALSRPALPFSRHYGPDMTGIFTGDCGALGIKVAITLALERLGAAHGAASFDFASFEALHEALRRVAASGLAEENFGLDEALQQGQIGEADLSDKIDMAGAVMKNASSLAKGATTVAKMALAGSKGIAKAKFAGHFIAEGFDDKDAQHRIAEIRRIAGEHGREIAPSVPEVVRAMPFAPLNNVVGPKGERWLPMHAQLPHSAARPFHAALQDYWASRRTQMDAHGIYTGGMFMAVGTSVFIYEPTFYWPDARNAYHERTVEPDHLMGLPTYDPAPEAEALVNQMKREVVALMHEHGGVHYQIGRSYPYLEDHDPAHLALVRALKRELDPDGIINPGALGL is encoded by the coding sequence ATGGCCACTGCAATCAGCGATGGTAAGGACGCGCTTGCCGGCCTTGCCGCGATCGTCGGACCCGACAATGTCCTGACCGATGCCGACACGCTCGAATTCTATGCGACCGACGTGTTTCGCCGCTGCGAACTGCCGCTTGCGGTGGTGCGTCCCGCGAGCGCGCGCGAAATCGCGGACATCGTGCGCCATGCGCGTGCGCATTCCATGCCTCTTGTCATGCGCGGCGGCGGGGCGAGCTACACCGATGCCTATGCGCACGAGCGGCCTGGCGGGGTGACGCTCGATTTCGCGCGCATGAAGGCGATCTCCATCGACGAGGACAACGCGCTCGTCACGGTCGAGCCGGGCGTGACCTGGGCCGAGCTGCGCGAGGCGCTTGCCGCGCGCGGGCTCAAGACACGCTTCTGGGGGAGCTATTCGGGCCTTCAAGCGACGGTCGCTGGCGGCGTTTCGATGAATGCGATCAGCCACGGACAGGGCACGGCCGCCGACAGCTCGGTGTCGATCGAAGTGGTGACGGGCACGGGCGAGACGATCGTCACCGGAAGCGCGCTCTCGCGCCCGGCGCTGCCGTTCTCGCGCCATTACGGCCCGGATATGACGGGGATCTTCACCGGCGATTGCGGCGCTCTCGGCATCAAGGTGGCGATCACGCTCGCGCTCGAACGCTTGGGAGCGGCACATGGCGCTGCCTCGTTCGATTTCGCGAGTTTCGAGGCGCTTCACGAAGCGCTCCGCCGGGTGGCGGCGAGCGGGCTTGCGGAAGAGAATTTTGGCCTCGACGAAGCGCTGCAGCAGGGACAAATCGGCGAGGCTGACCTCAGCGACAAGATCGACATGGCGGGCGCGGTGATGAAGAATGCCTCCTCGCTCGCGAAAGGTGCGACGACGGTCGCGAAAATGGCGCTCGCTGGCTCGAAAGGCATCGCCAAGGCCAAGTTCGCGGGCCACTTCATCGCCGAGGGCTTCGACGACAAGGACGCGCAGCACCGCATCGCCGAGATAAGGCGGATCGCGGGCGAACACGGCCGGGAAATCGCACCAAGCGTGCCCGAGGTCGTGCGCGCCATGCCGTTTGCGCCGCTCAACAATGTCGTGGGGCCCAAAGGCGAGCGCTGGCTGCCGATGCACGCCCAGCTTCCCCATTCTGCCGCGCGGCCGTTTCACGCCGCACTACAGGACTACTGGGCGTCCCGCCGCACCCAGATGGACGCGCACGGCATCTACACCGGCGGGATGTTCATGGCGGTTGGAACAAGCGTCTTCATCTACGAGCCGACCTTCTACTGGCCCGATGCGCGCAATGCCTATCACGAGCGGACCGTGGAGCCCGATCACCTCATGGGCCTTCCGACTTACGATCCCGCCCCCGAGGCAGAGGCGCTGGTCAACCAAATGAAGCGTGAGGTCGTTGCGCTGATGCACGAACACGGCGGCGTGCATTACCAGATCGGGCGGTCCTATCCCTATCTCGAGGACCACGATCCGGCGCATCTCGCGCTGGTGCGGGCATTGAAGCGCGAGCTCGATCCGGACGGCATTATCAATCCCGGCGCGCTCGGGCTCTAG
- a CDS encoding fumarylacetoacetate hydrolase family protein: MPTWAKFAGAGVGVLALGLFAAWASAPDPTHNPASFENAPLDPAILPLSQGVTLARFVGEDGAGATMIVLSSDGESVTGIDLRELGAQNGKDPFTALAEADLAPLLAGERDRIPTVTRTMGDLLPSAPAGTRHIGTGTNFPEHAEEANSASVFQFPKFGGASPARTTVRAQPGILLDYEVELCVRFDRDIASLADFDAAVKGFFLCGDFTNRNALVNLADPDNLDSGRGFSDAKSGPDFFPTGPFLVVPGDWRAFTQDLRMTTELNGEPRQDARGGEMTLDFRALAEKALGDMDAPRFVYGDAMYRLSPGGRIEPSMTLMSGTAEGTIFTPPTRADMIEAVLAYLAGGGPLGSRDFMTAARAEFIASELEGGHFLKAGDVVRHGSNHLGDIEVRVID; encoded by the coding sequence GTGCCGACATGGGCGAAATTCGCGGGCGCAGGCGTCGGCGTGCTCGCGCTCGGCCTGTTTGCGGCCTGGGCCAGCGCGCCCGATCCGACCCATAATCCCGCCAGTTTCGAAAACGCGCCGCTTGACCCAGCGATCCTGCCGCTGTCGCAGGGCGTAACGCTCGCCCGGTTCGTAGGCGAGGACGGCGCGGGCGCGACCATGATCGTCCTTTCGAGCGACGGCGAAAGCGTGACCGGCATCGACCTGCGCGAACTCGGCGCGCAGAATGGAAAGGATCCCTTCACCGCGCTTGCCGAGGCAGACCTTGCGCCGCTGCTCGCGGGCGAGCGCGATCGCATTCCCACCGTCACGCGGACGATGGGCGACCTTCTGCCGAGCGCCCCGGCGGGCACGCGCCATATCGGAACCGGCACGAATTTCCCCGAACACGCCGAAGAAGCGAACAGCGCCTCGGTCTTCCAGTTCCCCAAGTTCGGCGGTGCAAGCCCGGCGCGCACCACGGTCCGGGCCCAGCCGGGCATATTGCTCGATTACGAAGTCGAGCTGTGCGTCCGTTTCGACCGCGACATCGCCAGCCTCGCCGATTTCGACGCTGCGGTGAAAGGCTTTTTCCTGTGCGGCGATTTCACGAACCGCAACGCGCTGGTGAACCTCGCCGACCCGGACAACCTCGATTCCGGCAGGGGCTTCAGCGATGCCAAGAGCGGGCCCGATTTCTTTCCTACGGGACCGTTTCTCGTCGTGCCCGGCGACTGGAGGGCGTTCACGCAGGACTTGCGGATGACGACCGAGCTGAACGGCGAACCGCGTCAGGACGCACGCGGAGGGGAAATGACGCTCGATTTCCGCGCGCTCGCGGAAAAGGCGCTCGGCGACATGGACGCGCCCCGGTTCGTGTACGGGGACGCGATGTATCGCCTTTCGCCAGGGGGCAGGATCGAGCCTTCGATGACGCTGATGTCGGGGACCGCCGAGGGGACGATCTTCACCCCGCCGACCCGAGCGGACATGATCGAGGCCGTGCTTGCCTATCTTGCCGGGGGCGGGCCGCTGGGCAGCCGCGACTTCATGACCGCCGCGCGCGCGGAATTCATCGCCAGCGAACTGGAAGGCGGGCATTTCCTGAAAGCGGGCGACGTGGTGCGCCACGGCTCCAACCACCTCGGCGACATCGAGGTGCGCGTCATCGACTGA